The nucleotide sequence TTGTAGATGATATCTTCTAAGTTGTATTCCTTTCTTAGCTCATTAAACTCACCAATGTATATCTGTAAGCCATCTATGTTTTCTCCTAGTTTTAGAACAAAATCGATGCTGTTCTGGCTGACAGGATATTTCTCAAAAATGCTTGGCTCCAGTAGCAGAATGCGATTCACATCCTCACCTCCATGCCATTGAGGATCTAGATTATAGTAGTTGTAGATCAGAGTCTTTTTAGCAGGATCAACATTTATACTTTTCTTTTCTGGAAGAGGAGTTTTTAGATCAGGAATTATCGTATGATGAAGAATGTTCGGGATCTCCATGTCATCAAACGCTTCATACTCCACATCGAGAAATGTGTCTTTTTGCTTCGTGTAGAAAAAATCGTTGATATTTTGCTGGTTAGCATAGTACTCTTTTCCAGCGTTTGCCCCAGATACCCACTGCCAACTCAAGGCATTGCTGGCCCAGTCTGCATCCAATAAATGATAGTACATCCAGCGCGCAGGAACCCTCCAATGGCTGCCGCCTACGTTACATGCTATACTGGCAATGTACATCCGCATATGATTGTGAAGGTAGCCGGTGTTGTAGTACTCCCGGATTGCATCATCAATGGCTTCAATGCCGGTATTAGCATCTACGATGGCTTTCGACATTTCATGATGATGGACATTAGGCTGCTCTCGCCTCAGGTCTTCATTGATTTCATCCCCCTTAGCAATCCACACTTGCTGCCAATAATCTCTCCATGCGAGTTCCTGAATGAACTTTCCTGCCTTTTGGGAATCGAACCCTCTTGCTAAAATTGATTGATAGACTTGATTAGTAGAAACAACCCCTCTGGAGATGTATGGAGAAAGCTTCGTGACTGCACCATCTATATAGTTTCGTGTTTCCCAATATTGAGGAGGGTCGATTTGCTCGATTTGCTCTAAAATGTCCTGATACGAAGTGCTAAACATTATCGCTTGGAGATTTTGTTGAGGCTGATCTGTTTTTGTCTCGAAGATTAAACCTTACCATATCATTAGGCTGCTTCTTTAGGTGCTTTTGACTTGGACCACTATTGACGCGCTTACGCCAGAGGTTGAAGCTGCTCCTCTTTAATGTGGATCGCATCAGTTTAATGACCTCTTTTTCAGGTAATCCAAACTGAAATTTAATAGCATCAAAAGGTGTACGGTCCTCCCAAGCCATCTCTATGATTCTGTTTTTATCTCGTTCAGTTAATTCCATTTATCCAGTCTTTAAATTGTATCATTTCGATCCTAGGGAGAGATCCTTACCATACTTTAGAGACTCCTTACTCCTCGTTCTGAATGAAGTCACCCTGAACTTGTTTCAGGGGTCTGTTAAAGTATCATGCCCTTTTCAATCAGATCCTGAAACATGAGTATTCCTTGTTCGGCATTTGTTTTTGATTTCTCCACCTCAAACCAAAAGAGTTCATGATCTCCACCAACATTTTTTCTTCCAACCTGTTTTAGTTGCAAATACCCACAAGCGCCTTTGAGTATTTTATTTCCATTCCAATTATCAAGTAGTTCCTTCTTCTCGAGATAGTCGTATTTGTTGAAATTCTTTCCAGACTTTTTCCCTAGTTGATTTACGAGTTTGATTTGGTCGGTATGAAGAATTTGTAAAACAGCCGTTGTAGATATCTCTAGGTTGGTGAATGTTTGAGTATGATAATCAATAGCTACCATGAAAAGTTTTGGTTTCATGCTTACGGCACTTACATACGTACAAATGTTCATATTGAGCTGTCCATCTTTTTCAGTAGCTAAACTGTAGACGGGCATGTTTACAATATTCCATGGACGCTTAACTCCCACTACACTAACGCATTGATCTGCTTCAATACGTCTTCTGCCTCAGCTACTTTTTCATCACTCGCTTTTCTATTACTTTTTGAAAGATTGTATGATTCTTCCATCAACTTCGCATATTTCTTTTGAAGCTTTTCTTTCGGTGATGTTTTACTAAATAGTCCCATGAGTACAATAACTCATGAGCATGTGTGTTGTTGGGTCAATCGTAAGAATTGTTTCTAATCACCTACTACAGCTACTTTTTTGCCATCTGGGGATACAGCAATCCGAGTGATATTTTTTATGCTGTGAGAAGATAAATCAGCGATTTCGACCCATTCACCATCCTTTTTCCAAGCAAATAGTTTGCTGCCTGACCCCATGATGATCTCTTCCTTTGGAGTCCAGGCATAGTCTTCAGACCCTTCAATTGCTTTGACAAGAAATGTTGATTCTCCTGAGATTGGATTCATACTTTTAATTTCCCATTCATCGGAGCTTTTATCTAAATAGCTAAAAGAGGAGGACCCTGGAATTTTATGAAGTGATCTGCCAATATTTTGGCCTATGATTTTATTTTCCATTGAAGCGGTATTGATGATTTGAAGAGTTGCGGGATCACCCAGGACAAATGCTACTATATCATTTGAGTTGATCCATGCATGGTATCCTATTTTTAACTCAGGCACCAATACCTCATCAAGTCCTCTGAAAGTGTAAGCATAAAGCAATTGTAAACCGGTAGTATCTAACCGGATGCTTGATATTCTTCCATCTGGCATGAGTGTAGGAGAATATTCGCTACCGCCAAAAGTATTGGTGATAATCAATGTATTTCCCGATTCTGGATAGTATCTGGCAATTTCTGTTTGCCCTTCAACATTTCTTGCATACAAAACAGACTCACTATCAGACCAAAACGATGGCTGATTGTCATAGCCTTTATTGCTTGAAATATTCACAGGTTTTTCAACGACTAATCCTTCACTTGATCTTCTCAGGTCCATTAAGTAAACCTCTGTATCTGGCTGAGATAGAGAAAGAAGCGGTGATAAAAGAATGAGTAATGAAAGAAGGAACGGTGAGTTCTTCATAATGTTAACTGATTTTAGCTGGTTTGATTCGATACAATGAAACGTTAAATTTAGTGTTTCGACCTATTAACCATTCTAAAATTTTGAATATGAAAAGAAGAAATTTCATTCAACTCGGCGCAATAACTGGAGCAATCTCTTTTTTAGGGATAAAAGCATGCGCATCACCAGCAAGTGAAACAGGTAACGAAAATAACTTGGAAGAGCCTTTCGAATTGGAAGAATGGTCCGTTTCCCAACTTCAAGAAGCAATGGAGTCAGGCAAATACACTTCAAAACAAATCTGTGAGCTTTACCTGGAAAGAATTGAGAAAAAAGATAAAGATGGATTAAACAGTGTAATAGAGGTTAATCCTGATGCCCTTGAGATTGCAGGTCAACTGGATAAGGAGCGTGCTGATGGCAAGGTTAGAGGTGCACTTCACGGCATCCCCATCATGATTAAGGATAACATAGATACGGGAGACAAAATGATGACGACCGCTGGATCTATGGCGCTTGCCGGATCTTCTGCTCCGGATGATGCGTTTATCATTAAAAAATTGAGAGAGTCTGGCGCAGTGCTTTTAGGAAAAACAAACTTGAGTGAGTGGGCAAATTTTAGATCTTTTCGCTCTTCAAGTGGCTGGAGTGGTAGAGGACGTCAAACTAGAAATCCATATGCTTTGGATAGAAACCCATGTGGTTCCAGTGCGGGATCTGGAGCAGCGGTATCTGGAAATATGTGTGCCATCACCATTGGAACGGAGACGAACGGCTCCATTGTGTGTCCGTCCTCTTCAAATGGAGTGGTTGGAATCAAACCGACAGTAGGTCTTTGGAGTAGGGACGGAATCATACCTATTTCTGAAACACAGGATACAGCAGGTCCTATGGGTAAATCAGTAGCTGATGCGGCTACTTTATTGGGCGCACTTACGGGAGTGGATTCCGCAGATGAAAGAACGAAGGAAAGCGATGAAAATTCGTATACAGATTACACCCAATTTTTGGATACCAATGGATTGAAAGGGAAAAGAATAGGTGTATTGGAAGGTACGATTGGCTATCATGAACGAGTAGATGAAGTGATGGAACAAGCTTTTGATGCGATGGAGGAGCAAGGTGCAGAGTTGATCAAGGATATTAAAGCAAGCGAAGATGGTGCTTACAGTAACTCTGGCTTTGAGCTTTTGCTTTACGAGTTTAAAGATGGATTGAACAAATACCTGTCATCCAGATCTGATGCAAAAGTAAAATCTCTTGCAGATATAATTCAGTTCAATAAAGACAATGCAGACGTGGAAATGCCTTACTTCCCTCAAGGAATCATGGAACGGGCAGAAATGAAAGGCCCACTGACAGATGATGAGTATAGGGAGCACTTAAAAGTGGTGACTGAAGTTTCCAGAAACGGAATAGATAAAGTAATGAAGGAGCATAATCTAGATGCGATTATTGGGGTGACGGGAGGGCCTGCATGGCCAATAGATGTAATCAATGGAGATCACTTTGGAACAGGAAGTTCTACACCTGCTGCCCGATCGGGATATCCAAACATTACTGTTCCTGCAGGATACATACATGGGCTGCCTGTAGGCATGTCAATATTTGGAGGAAAGTATCAGGAGCCTAAGCTCATAAGCATTGCATACGCTTTTGAGCAAGCAACAAAAGTACGGAGAGCACCTAAGTTGTTACCTACGCTAGACTTGCCATGATCAAATCGATATTTAAATTTTTAGGCATTGGCTTAGTCACACTCTTGATTATTGGAGTGTTAGTGTATTTGTTTTTAGATGAATCAGTACCTAATGGAACCAAGGGACAAGATGCCGAGGAACTCACTGACGAAATGCTGAAAGCCCTGAATAAACCAGCATTTGATAGTCTTAATTACATTGCATTCACCTATCCAGGAGGTCATAGTTACGAATGGAATAGGGGTGAAAATGAAGTCCGAGTTGTTTGGGAGAATAATGATGTTTTGCTTGACTTAAACCATAGAAAAGAAGAATTGAGTACGTTGGAGTATGAAGCTTACGAATACTTTGTTAATGATTCTTTTTGGTTGATAGCTCCGTTTAAGATTAGAGACTCAGGCGTGGTAAGATCATTTGTTGAGATGGAAGATGGCAGAGGCCTTCTTGTTACGTATACTACAGGCGGTGTTACTCCAGGCGATAGCTACCTATGGATTCTTGATGAAAACGGCTTCCCAAAAGCATGGAAGTTGTGGACATCCAATGTTCCTTTAGGAGGTCTGAAAGTAGGCTGGGGTGGCTGGGTAGAAAAAGAAGGAGTTTGGTTTTCTCTCTTTCATCCGAGCAAGATTATTGATATGGAGATTACTGATTTGGAGGTGAGCTACTAAGCCAGCGATTTTTCTAAGGCTTTTGATATTCCTGCATCCTTAGGGTGAGCACTTGTAGCGGCTAACTCTAGCGTCGTGTGTGCGCCACCATAGAAGTAAGCCTTGGCTTTTTTGTCAGCTCCTTGTTTAATGAGCCAGGTTGTAATTTCAGGTAAATTTTCGGGTACTTTCTGACGCCATATTTCTACACCATTACTGCCGGTATAATGGAGAATAGAAGCTTGATGACCAAAGGAGGATCTTTTTTTTAGTAAAAGAGGTAGGCTTTCGATCGTTTTTAATTTATTCAGATTTCCATCGAGCAAAAGATCAATAGCTTGTTCAAAATCCTCCTGGATCAATCCCTCAATCTTTTCCCAATCATCAAAGCCATATTCTAGAGCGATAGTCAATTGGGCATCCTTAAACGTAAATGCTTGTTTCATGATTTCCTCATGATCATTACCAATGAAAAGAGGATGGTGATTACTGATTTCAATCGCGACTGCCTTATCATTCTTGTTAAATGATTGAAATAAGTTATCAGCAAAAGCTTCAAGTAGATCTTTCACACGTTTAAAGGTTGAATACTCCGATAGAATAGGTTGATGAAGTTTCCTCACCTGCTTTACTTGATCACATTCGTAAACGTTCATAGTGTTTCTATCTTGACACCTAGCTTTCTGATTTCATCCCAAAAACCAGGATAAGATTTTTCAACGACGAAAGGGTCATCGATGGTTACATCCATAAGTAAACAGAGAGGCGCGAAGGCCATAGCCATTCGATGATCTTCGTATGTGTCTACGTCAATAGATGAAGGTAAATCATTGGAGGGAATAAGTTTCCAGCTACCATTTTCTTCAAGCAATTCAGCGCCAATTTTTTTCAGCTCATTTTTCATGGCGGCCACACGATCGGTCTCTTTGATCTTCAAACTCTCTAAGCCTGTCATCTCTAACTGAATACCTTTAACAGCAGCTACAACTAGAACTGTTTGGGCAAGATCTGGACAATTCCTGAAATCGAGCTTCAATTTATTTAAAGTCCCCTTTCGCTTTAAAAGTTTAACCCTACCAGACTCGAAGTGTGAAGCAATTCCCAGGTGATACATGATTTGAGCGATTTCTTTGTCCCCTTGTGAAGAATAATCGCGAATGCCCGGTAAACTTAGGTAGCCTTTTTCGGGAGCTATGGCCATAAAACCATACCAATAGCTAGCTCCTGACCAATCACCTTCTATGGTGTATTTGGTTGGTTCATATTGGAGAGGTTGAATCTCTATCTCCGAACCTTCCCATGCTACGGAAACACCAAAAGCCATCATTAGGTCGAGGGTCATTTGAATATAAGGACGACTGTATATTTCTGTCGTCAACTTAATGGTTAACCCCTTCGGTAAGCAAGGAGCAATCATTAGAAGTGCGCTGATGTACTGGCTGCTTATATTTCCAGGAATAGAAATTTTGTCGGTCAGTTGATTTTTTACCTTTTCAATTTTTAGAGGAGGGTATCCCTCATTTTCCAGGTAATCAATTCTAGCACCTATTTGTCTCAAAGACTCCACCAATGGTCCTATTGGCCTTTGCTTCATTCGATCGGTTCCAGTGATGGTTTCGCCAGTGCCATTAATAGCTAGATATGCCGTAAAGAATCGCATGGTGGTGCCTGCATCTTTCACGTCATAGATGTGCTGTTTTTCACTCAATAAGTTGAGCATCGTTTGTGTATCTCGTGCCTTTGAAAGATTTTGGATAGCGGTGGTTTCTCCGCCCGCCAATGCATTAATGATTAGCGCTCGGTTACTTTCACTTTTAGAAGATTCAAGTTTTATCTCTCCTCTGAGTCGTGAATTATATCTTTTTAATCGATATTTCAATTTTGGCAGGTTTTTTGGGGAACACGTTTACAACTTTTTTCGTTGCTAAGTTGTCAATAAATTATAATATGTCAAGAACACGCACCATAGGAACAATTTTCGCCTCAGTAGCATTAGGAGCTCTCACTTTCTTTTTAAGCGTACCAAAAAAGATCATTAAAAAGAAAGAACAACAAACTTCGCAAGGCGATTCAGCTAGCGATAAAGAAGATTTGTTTATTTAAGGATCTCCTTAAGAACTTGCTCTTCTGCAAGTACATCATATGTACATTGAGCTACTTTTTTTAAAAGTGAAAAACGCAATCCACTTTTATCATTCTTTTTGTCTTGAATCAAATGACTTTTTAATATTTGATAGCCTGGAAGGTCTTCAGGGAACGAATAAATTCCATTAATGTAATCTTCTATAAGAATAGATTGCTCTTCTGATAACAAGTCCATTTTTACAGCTAATTTATTCTCCAAGATCATCCCCAGAGCAACAGCTTCGCCGTGTGTTAAAGGAGTTGAGCTATTCAAGAAATGTGTTTCAATAGCATGACCAATGGTATGACCATAATTTAAGATCTTTCGAAGGCCATTTTCTTTTGGGTCTTCGTTCACCACATCATTTTTGACTTTGATTGATTTTGGGATAATATCACCCCACTCCATTTGCTCAAAAGAATGGGTTTGCAGGTAATTCCATTGGTCCTCACTTCTGATCAATGAATGCTTGATAATTTCTGCAAATCCAGATTTTAATTCTCTCTCAGAAAGTGTTTCCAAGAACTGCGTGCTAATGATGACAGCATTTGGTTCTTGAAATAATCCGATATGGTTTTTCAGTCCATTGAAGTCAATGCCCAACTTACCTCCAATGCTTGCATCTACTTGCGAAAGTAGGGTGGTTGGCACGTTAATAAATGAAATGCCGCGTTTAAAGGTAGCCGCACAAAACCCTCCCATATCTCCAATGACACCACCCCCAAGGTTGATTAAAAGGCTTTTGCGTGTAAATCCGAAATGGGTTAACTCTTTCCATATTGACTCACACGTAGCTAAATTTTTATTCAACTCTCCACTTTCAATTTCAATGATATAGTCTTTTTCAATATCAAGTAAGTGAAGACAATGCTTTCGGGTATTTTCATCCACCAGAAAAGCATATTTATCAGGATTAAGCCGACTGATTTGGTTCATCAAATCTGCTGAGATGCTGGTGGAAATAGTGAGGTAAGAAGAAAGATTATTAGACATTTTTTTAAACAGATAATGGTGTGAATCTGTTAGCTATCTTTGCACACCGATTTTCAAAAATATGCAATCAGAGCCAATCAATTTTGATGATACTGCAATCGCATTTGCGCACCGTACAAATGGGGAGTTAAAAAACTCTCATTTTGTATTCACTACGATGAGTAGACCATGGATAGTGAAAGTGGGAACAGCAATGACCAATTTGGCTTTAAAATTGAATCTGCCAGTTAAGGGCATTATCAAAAAAACACTGTTTAATCAGTTTTGTGGTGGGGAATCAATCAAAGATTGTAGTAAGACAATTAATTTATTGGGTGATCACAATGTCCAAACCATTCTTGACTATTCAGTGGAAGGTCTCAAAAACGAAGATGGCTATAATGATACAAAAGAGGAAGCCTTACGTGTGATTGATTTTGCTACTACAAACGACCACATACCTTTTTGTGTACTAAAGCTTTCTGGGCTAGGTTCTACTGACCTGATGACAAAGGCTCAATCCAAAGACAAACTATCAGAAGTAGAAAAAACGAAGCTTTACTATGCTGAGCAGAGGGTAGATGAAATTGTGCAAAAGGCCAGTAGCAAGGGGCTTATGGTGATGATTGATGCAGAGGAATCTTGGTTTCAAAGCTTTATTGATGGGGTAGCTTATCGCATGATGGAAAAATATAACAAGGTGCGCCCGGTGGTCTATAACACGTATCAGCTTTATAGGCATGATATGTTTGATAGGTTGCAACGCGCCCTTATTCAGGCGGAAAACGACGGCTATTATCTCGGAGCAAAGTTGGTTAGGGGAGCATATATGGA is from Marinobacter alexandrii and encodes:
- a CDS encoding FAD-binding domain-containing protein; protein product: MFSTSYQDILEQIEQIDPPQYWETRNYIDGAVTKLSPYISRGVVSTNQVYQSILARGFDSQKAGKFIQELAWRDYWQQVWIAKGDEINEDLRREQPNVHHHEMSKAIVDANTGIEAIDDAIREYYNTGYLHNHMRMYIASIACNVGGSHWRVPARWMYYHLLDADWASNALSWQWVSGANAGKEYYANQQNINDFFYTKQKDTFLDVEYEAFDDMEIPNILHHTIIPDLKTPLPEKKSINVDPAKKTLIYNYYNLDPQWHGGEDVNRILLLEPSIFEKYPVSQNSIDFVLKLGENIDGLQIYIGEFNELRKEYNLEDIIYKEHPLNNYEGLEEPRDWMFGVTGYYRSFFAFWKRCKKEFSKK
- a CDS encoding TIGR03643 family protein, yielding MELTERDKNRIIEMAWEDRTPFDAIKFQFGLPEKEVIKLMRSTLKRSSFNLWRKRVNSGPSQKHLKKQPNDMVRFNLRDKNRSASTKSPSDNV
- a CDS encoding flavin reductase, with the protein product MGVKRPWNIVNMPVYSLATEKDGQLNMNICTYVSAVSMKPKLFMVAIDYHTQTFTNLEISTTAVLQILHTDQIKLVNQLGKKSGKNFNKYDYLEKKELLDNWNGNKILKGACGYLQLKQVGRKNVGGDHELFWFEVEKSKTNAEQGILMFQDLIEKGMIL
- a CDS encoding Lacal_2735 family protein, with product MGLFSKTSPKEKLQKKYAKLMEESYNLSKSNRKASDEKVAEAEDVLKQINALV
- a CDS encoding amidase, which encodes MKRRNFIQLGAITGAISFLGIKACASPASETGNENNLEEPFELEEWSVSQLQEAMESGKYTSKQICELYLERIEKKDKDGLNSVIEVNPDALEIAGQLDKERADGKVRGALHGIPIMIKDNIDTGDKMMTTAGSMALAGSSAPDDAFIIKKLRESGAVLLGKTNLSEWANFRSFRSSSGWSGRGRQTRNPYALDRNPCGSSAGSGAAVSGNMCAITIGTETNGSIVCPSSSNGVVGIKPTVGLWSRDGIIPISETQDTAGPMGKSVADAATLLGALTGVDSADERTKESDENSYTDYTQFLDTNGLKGKRIGVLEGTIGYHERVDEVMEQAFDAMEEQGAELIKDIKASEDGAYSNSGFELLLYEFKDGLNKYLSSRSDAKVKSLADIIQFNKDNADVEMPYFPQGIMERAEMKGPLTDDEYREHLKVVTEVSRNGIDKVMKEHNLDAIIGVTGGPAWPIDVINGDHFGTGSSTPAARSGYPNITVPAGYIHGLPVGMSIFGGKYQEPKLISIAYAFEQATKVRRAPKLLPTLDLP
- a CDS encoding 3-phosphoshikimate 1-carboxyvinyltransferase: MKYRLKRYNSRLRGEIKLESSKSESNRALIINALAGGETTAIQNLSKARDTQTMLNLLSEKQHIYDVKDAGTTMRFFTAYLAINGTGETITGTDRMKQRPIGPLVESLRQIGARIDYLENEGYPPLKIEKVKNQLTDKISIPGNISSQYISALLMIAPCLPKGLTIKLTTEIYSRPYIQMTLDLMMAFGVSVAWEGSEIEIQPLQYEPTKYTIEGDWSGASYWYGFMAIAPEKGYLSLPGIRDYSSQGDKEIAQIMYHLGIASHFESGRVKLLKRKGTLNKLKLDFRNCPDLAQTVLVVAAVKGIQLEMTGLESLKIKETDRVAAMKNELKKIGAELLEENGSWKLIPSNDLPSSIDVDTYEDHRMAMAFAPLCLLMDVTIDDPFVVEKSYPGFWDEIRKLGVKIETL
- the aroB gene encoding 3-dehydroquinate synthase; the protein is MSNNLSSYLTISTSISADLMNQISRLNPDKYAFLVDENTRKHCLHLLDIEKDYIIEIESGELNKNLATCESIWKELTHFGFTRKSLLINLGGGVIGDMGGFCAATFKRGISFINVPTTLLSQVDASIGGKLGIDFNGLKNHIGLFQEPNAVIISTQFLETLSERELKSGFAEIIKHSLIRSEDQWNYLQTHSFEQMEWGDIIPKSIKVKNDVVNEDPKENGLRKILNYGHTIGHAIETHFLNSSTPLTHGEAVALGMILENKLAVKMDLLSEEQSILIEDYINGIYSFPEDLPGYQILKSHLIQDKKNDKSGLRFSLLKKVAQCTYDVLAEEQVLKEILK
- a CDS encoding proline dehydrogenase family protein — encoded protein: MQSEPINFDDTAIAFAHRTNGELKNSHFVFTTMSRPWIVKVGTAMTNLALKLNLPVKGIIKKTLFNQFCGGESIKDCSKTINLLGDHNVQTILDYSVEGLKNEDGYNDTKEEALRVIDFATTNDHIPFCVLKLSGLGSTDLMTKAQSKDKLSEVEKTKLYYAEQRVDEIVQKASSKGLMVMIDAEESWFQSFIDGVAYRMMEKYNKVRPVVYNTYQLYRHDMFDRLQRALIQAENDGYYLGAKLVRGAYMEKERDRAEEMEYASPIHMEKKDVDEDYDEALRFCMRHIDKMGVCAGTHNEDSSNLLVQLMQEQKISNKDNRIFFAQLLGMSDNISFKLADLGYNVAKYVPYGPVEKVLPYLFRRAEENTSIAGQSGREYTLVTNELKRRKQSA